A segment of the Panacibacter ginsenosidivorans genome:
TCGTTTTGCCATAATCTTTTTTGAATTGATCAAAATCTGAAGCGTCAACAATGCGTTCAATTATTTCAACCATATCGTATGGCTTTGCATTATTCACTTTCATAATGCCATAAATTTCATTGGCATCTTTTGCCGGTGGAGCAGGATTGGCGCGGTTAAAGCCCGCTTTGGGTTTATCTCCAAGTTTACCAATAAGTTTTTTTATCTCATCAAGGCATTCCTGTTCTGTAGAAAATTTATAATCAGCAATACCACTGATCTCTGTATGTGTTATAGCGCCGCCAAGTGTTTCAATATCTATGTCTTCACCAATGGCAGCTTTAACGAGAAACGGGCCCGCAAGAAAAATACTTCCATTGCCTTGCACCATTAACGTTTCATCACTCATGATAGGAAGGTAAGCCCCACCTGCAACGCATGCACCCATCACTGCTGCAATCTGTGTAATGCCCATTGCACTCATGCGTGCATTGTTGCGAAAGATGCGTCCAAAATGTTCTTTGTCCGGAAATATTTCATCCTGCATCGGAAGAAAAACACCGGCACTATCTACAAGATAAATGATGGGCAGGTGATTCTCCATTGCTATCTCCTGCATGCGTAAATTTTTCTTGCATGCAATAGGAAACCATGCGCCTGCTTTTACCGTTTGGTCATTGGCAACCACTACGCATTGTTTACCGCTGATATATGCTACAACCGCAACAGTTCCTGCAGAAGGGCAGCCGCCTTGTTCTCCATACATATCATATCCCGCAAATGCGCCTATTTCGATGATGGATTTATTTTTATCGCAGAGATATTCTACACGTTCCCGTGCAGTAAGCTTTTTTTTCTCGTGCTGTTTTGCTGCCACTTTTTTTCCGCCGCCTTGCTTTATTACATAAAATTTTTGAGCGGTGTCTCGCAGTAAAAGCTTCATCCAGTCTTCGTTGCGGTTAAATTCAATATCCATGTTTGCAATAGTTAGTTTAACAAAGATAGGGGATGGGTATGTGCGAATGTGGAAATATAGGAATGTGCAGATGAGAAGAAATTATTTGTGATACCAGCTTTAGTTTTCCATAGTGTCGGCTGTTGCGTCGCAAGCACTTTATCGTTCAGAACTTTGATGGGCGTAAATATCATTATAAAATAAAAACTGCCTTTATAAGGGCAGTTTTATTATTGTTTAATATAGAAACGGATCAAAATTGATTAGCAACGGCCATAGGTGTTTAATTTACTAAGGCATTTTTTTTGTGGTATCAATCATAGATGTATCGGTCATTGAATTAGTTGTGTCCATAGGCGCTGGTGAAACATTTTCCTGAATGACTGTATCATTCATATCGTCTTTTGATTCTCCACTGCCACATGCAGCAAAAAAACTTGTCAACCCAAAGCATAAAGCAATGGTGAATAAAATTCTGTTTTTCATAACGTTATTTTGAGGCATGATAAATCAAACATTGTTCCAGACTTTTTAAACAAAAAAAATTGCGCAACAAAAGTTGCGCAATGGCTTTAGAAAGAGTGGGTGTTAATTACTGTTCTAGCTGATATACGATTGGTAAACTAAATTTTGTTTTTACATTCTTACCTTTCATTCTCCCCGGATTCCACTGTGGCATAGCTTTTACGATCCTCATAGCTTCTTCCTCCAGCCCGCTACCTAATTTTTGTGATACCACCACAGGATTGTATATTTTTCCCTTTTCATCAACATCAAAACTTACAACCACTCTTCCTTCAGTACCATTATCAATTGCCTGCTCTGGATATTGTAGATTATCTTCTACAAATTTTTGCAGCGCTGTTTGCCCGCCGGGATATGACGGCATTATTTCAGCCCTTGCATAAACTCCTTCTTTGTCTGCTTCCATTTTAGCTTTTACATCATGTGCGCCCACCATTACAACAGTTGCTCTTCCTCTTTTTGCTTTTACACTATTTGCGGAAGTTGTTGTATCGGTCATAGTTTTGCTACTTGCTGTATCGGGTGCTGACATA
Coding sequences within it:
- a CDS encoding acyl-CoA carboxylase subunit beta — translated: MDIEFNRNEDWMKLLLRDTAQKFYVIKQGGGKKVAAKQHEKKKLTARERVEYLCDKNKSIIEIGAFAGYDMYGEQGGCPSAGTVAVVAYISGKQCVVVANDQTVKAGAWFPIACKKNLRMQEIAMENHLPIIYLVDSAGVFLPMQDEIFPDKEHFGRIFRNNARMSAMGITQIAAVMGACVAGGAYLPIMSDETLMVQGNGSIFLAGPFLVKAAIGEDIDIETLGGAITHTEISGIADYKFSTEQECLDEIKKLIGKLGDKPKAGFNRANPAPPAKDANEIYGIMKVNNAKPYDMVEIIERIVDASDFDQFKKDYGKTILCGYARIDGWAVGIVANQRLIVKNRKGEMQLGGVIYNDSADKAARFILNCNQKKIPLVFLQDVTGFMVGSRSEHAGIIKDGAKLVNAVANSVVPKITIIIGNSFGAGNYAMCGKAYDPRFIYAWPSAKIAVMGGEQAAKTLMQIQLAGKTVSESEQTTLLHDIKLKYEKQTAVTYAAARLWVDDIIDPLETRRHISEAIAAANHNPHIEEFKTGVFQV
- a CDS encoding energy transducer TonB, which produces MKSKINLIASTLAAFLIINACQTPEERAAENNAAATTVQATDSSAASMSAPDTASSKTMTDTTTSANSVKAKRGRATVVMVGAHDVKAKMEADKEGVYARAEIMPSYPGGQTALQKFVEDNLQYPEQAIDNGTEGRVVVSFDVDEKGKIYNPVVVSQKLGSGLEEEAMRIVKAMPQWNPGRMKGKNVKTKFSLPIVYQLEQ